From one Lycium barbarum isolate Lr01 chromosome 6, ASM1917538v2, whole genome shotgun sequence genomic stretch:
- the LOC132599610 gene encoding uncharacterized protein LOC132599610: MEEMASLWSYQETMDEMREKLLYTSLELEQLQVEKNEEMKKNNEYAKQLIQLLKMVCQERDEAKDQLQKLLNKLDSPLVKVTKANSSITESNSLHNSSPIDSFFDTVSSPEFSNNNMADSNAVAYMNQPLANDCNVRLLDNCVPQMAPKVDNATLVIDSFVKGKTLPQQGKLLKAVVEAGPLLQTLLVSGQLPQWHNPPQLKSFNIPQVSIIANQNIGANLSYISSRSFHSQPYFDMSCGSSQMLSTPMLNFANSATGSCLENQSLMSAGADFNSFVQGNRQR, encoded by the exons ATGGAAGAAATGGCTTCTTTATGGAGTTACCAAGAG ACCATGGATGAAATGAGAGAGAAGCTTTTGTACACAAGTCTTGAACTAGAACAATTGCAGgttgaaaaaaatgaagaaatgaaAAAGAACAATGAATATGCAAAACAATTGATCCAACTATTGAAGATGGTTTGTCAAGAAAGAGATGAAGCAAAAGATCAACTTCAGAAACTACTCAACAAACTTGATAGTCCTCTTGTAAAGGTCACAAAAGCAAATTCAAGTATAACTGAGTCCAACAGCCTACATAATTCATCTCCAATCGACTCGTTTTTCGATACAGTTTCATCTCCTGAATTTTCCAACAACAACATGGCTGATTCAAATGCGGTAGCCTACATGAACCAGCCTTTGGCTAATGATTGTAACGTCCGATTATTGGACAATTGTGTCCCTCAAATGGCCCCAAAAGTTGATAATGCCACTTTGGTTATTGACAGTTTTGTAAAAGGGAAAACTTTGCCACAACAAGGGAAACTATTGAAGGCTGTTGTTGAAGCAGGGCCACTTTTGCAGACACTTCTAGTTTCAGGACAACTTCCTCAATGGCACAATCCCCCTCAGCTTAAGTCATTTAATATTCCACAAGTTTCCATTATTGCAAATCAGAATATTGGTGCAAATTTGAGCTACATTTCTTCAAGATCATTTCATTCTCAACCATATTTTGACATGTCATGTGGATCTTCACAAATGTTGTCGACACCTATGTTAAATTTTGCTAATTCTGCCACTGGTTCTTGTTTGGAAAATCAGAGTTTGATGTCTGCTGGTGCGGATTTTAACAGT